A single genomic interval of Hoplias malabaricus isolate fHopMal1 chromosome 7, fHopMal1.hap1, whole genome shotgun sequence harbors:
- the angptl1a gene encoding angiopoietin-related protein 1a, whose amino-acid sequence MRAEAWTLSVLLCLSFAALCNSRSGNEPRFSSRRRRAAPDDAKRCSYTFLVPEQKITGPICASATGPEPDKDRVTRLDISDLKEVLSKQRREIEMLQLVADVDGNLVNEMKLLRKESRNMNSRVTQLYMQLLHEIIRKRDNSLELVQLENRVLNVTSEMLRLASRYKELEMRFANMASTVNNQSVLIAALEERCMRGFSRHDLPVVPPLVQVVPETIPATSSRFTNEIQRDHSNRAFPRGSPRMDTPPTADPLGVPLPPQGTLTSDGPFRDCFQVRQAGHSTSGMYLLKAEGSDRLIQAWCEHGLDNGGWTVFQRRKDGSVNFFRNWENYKKGFGNIDGEYWLGLDHIHALAKQADYKLLVELEDWVGKKVYAEYSSFRLEPESESYRLRLGTYQGNAGDSLASHNGKPFTTLDRDKDAFTGNCAHFHKGGWWYNACGQTNLNGVWYSGGVYRSKFQDGIFWADYGGGFYSLKSVRMMIRPID is encoded by the exons ATGAGAGCAGAAGCATGGACCCTGAGCGTCCTGCTCTGCCTGTCCTTTGCTGCCCTCTGTAACAGTCGTTCGGGCAACGAGCCACGGTTCTCATCACGTCGGCGCAGGGCAGCCCCAGATGATGCCAAGAGGTGCTCTTACACTTTCCTAGTTCCAGAGCAGAAGATCACAGGCCCCATCTGTGCGTCGGCCACGGGCCCAGAGCCGGACAAGGACAGGGTGACCCGCCTGGACATCTCAGACCTGAAGGAGGTGCTGTCCAAGCAGAGGAGAGAGATCGAGATGCTGCAGCTGGTGGCTGACGTGGATGGCAACCTAGTGAACGAGATGAAGCTGCTGCGCAAAGAATCGCGCAACATGAACTCTCGCGTCACACAGCTCTACATGCAGCTGCTGCACGAGATCATCCGCAAGCGGGACAACTCTCTGGAGCTGGTGCAGCTGGAGAACCGAGTGCTCAATGTTACCTCTGAGATGCTGAGGTTGGCGTCTCGCTACAAAGAGTTGGAGATGCGATTTGCCAACATGGCTTCCACCGTCAACAACCAGTCTGTGCTAATCGCAGCACTGGAGGAGCGTTGCATGCGTGGCTTCAGTCGCCATGACCTGCCTGTTGTGCCACCACTTGTGCAGGTCGTGCCCGAGACCATCCCGGCCACCAGCAGCCGCTTCACCAATGAAATCCAGAGGGACCATAGTAACAGGGCATTCCCGAGGGGCAGCCCACGGATGGACACTCCACCCACTGCTGACCCTCTGGGTGTTCCACTGCCGCCGCAGGGCACACTGACCTCAGATG GACCTTTCCGAGACTGTTTCCAAGTGCGGCAGGCGGGACACAGCACTAGTGGGATGTATCTTCTAAAGGCAGAGGGCAGTGACAGGCTGATCCAGGCTTGGTGTGAGCATGGACTGGACAATGGAGGCTGGACAGTCTTTCAGAGGAGGAAAGATGGTTCCGTCAACTTCTTCAGGAACTGGGAGAATTACAAG AAAGGCTTTGGGAACATTGATGGCGAGTACTGGCTAGGGCTGGATCATATCCATGCCCTGGCAAAGCAGGCAGACTACAAGCTGCTGGTAGAGCTAGAGGACTGGGTGGGGAAGAAAGTCTACGCCGAGTACAGCAGCTTTCGACTGGAGCCTGAGTCGGAGTCCTACCGCCTGAGACTGGGCACCTACCAGGGCAATGCAGGCGACTCGCTGGCCAGTCACAATGGCAAACCCTTCACCACACTGGACAGAGACAAGGACGCCTTCACAG GAAACTGTGCTCACTTCCACAAAGGTGGTTGGTGGTACAATGCTTGTGGGCAGACCAATCTGAACGGAGTGTGGTACTCAGGAGGTGTTTACCGAAGCAAGTTCCAGGACGGGATTTTCTGGGCTGATTACGGAGGAGGCTTCTACTCACTCAAGTCTGTCCGGATGATGATCCGACCGATTGACTAA